A portion of the Cryptomeria japonica chromosome 5, Sugi_1.0, whole genome shotgun sequence genome contains these proteins:
- the LOC131033656 gene encoding uncharacterized protein LOC131033656: MEIMCENPEIRDLIKDDLDRVVKVCGGIPLVLKIVGAHLRKQEYKSDHCTQILEALQKGGRIKEDDLSNRLFHFVYDKLEVSTQEAFLDICCSFHNSRAASTVEFIVGADQLTVLQEVAFLDIDKENDSLFVHDIIGSIGRTLPNSRRIFDINSWCEAEKDETKLKGINGVLLPRNDCTLEKRHLNLMKNSLRILKWEGRIDVGETEAVTLPELRYIYAPGDISWVNVEALHKLAVLKLEKLPTKLTGPLKASPKFQ, from the exons ATGGAAATTATGTGCGAGAACCCTGAAATTCGTGATCTCATCAAGGATGATCTAGACAGGGTTGTCAAGGTCTGCGGAGGAATTCCGTTGGTTCTAAAAATAGTTGGTGCTCATTTGCGCAAGCAGGAATACAAGTCTGACCATTGTACACAGATACTGGAAGCTTTACAGAAAGGAGGGAGGATCAAAGAAGATGACCTCAGCAACCGTTTGTTTCACTTTGTGTATGACAAATTGGAGGTGTCCACACAAGAAGCATTTTTAGATATCTGTTGCTCCTTTCACAACAGTCGGGCTGCTTCGACTGTAGAATTTATTGTGGGAGCTGATCAACTGACGGTTCTTCAAGAGGTAGCATTTTTAGATATCGACAAGGAGAACGATAGCTTATTTGTTCACGATATTATTGGATCAATAGGACGGACTTTGCCAAATTCGAGGAGAATTTTTGATATAAACTCCTGGTGTGAAGCTGAAAAAGATGAG ACCAAACTCAAAGGAATCAACGGAGTTCTGCTTCCACGTAATGATTGCACGCTAGAAAAAAGACATCTTAATTTGATGAAGAACTCATTAAGAATTCTGAAATGGGAAGGCAGAATAGATGTTGGCGAGACAGAGGCAGTGACATTACCAGAGTTAAGATATATTTATGCACCCGGTGATATTTCTTGGGTGAATGTAGAAGCACTTCATAAGTTGGCTGTGTTGAAGTTGGAGAAGCTTCCCACTAAGCTCACAGGTCCTCTGAAGGCAAGTCCTAAATTTCAATAG